The Candidatus Phytoplasma asteris DNA segment GGGTTCATATAATCTATTAAAACTTTATGACCGTATGGCATTTCATTCATATTACTCATAAAAGATATGTCATATTTGCCATTTTTGGAATTTGTAAAAAAAGTAAGCGATTCTGGTATGTTTACTATAACTTCAAAACCTACCTCTTGTAATTGTTCTTTTATTTTGTGTACTACTTCTTTTATTTCTTTAAAAGAAGCTCCTAATTTAATTTCCTTGTCTTTTTCGCTTAAAAGACTAACTTTGTTTTTAACTTCGTTTTGGTTTGAATCATAAGCGTATTGAATATTTTCGTTATGTCCTATTTCTCCTTGAGGAACAAAAGTTTTTAAAGGATTAACGGGTAAATTTAGATCAGCAATTATCTTTTCGATATTTAGAGTTTGGGCGATTAATTCTCTTTTCCCCTTTTTAACTTTGTTGTTGTTGATAAATAAAACACTACATTTGGCACCTTTATTTTGGACGACTTCAATATTTTTTTTGTTGCTTGCATTAGTTATTTTGTTTATTGGAAAATCTAAGATAGCATCCACAGTTCCTTCTTCTAATTGCAATAAAGAAGTATCGTAGTTAGAGTTAACTTTAAAAAGGATTTCTTTTTGGCTGTTTTTTATTTTGTCTTTATTAAAGTATTTGTCAAAAAGTCCTAATTTTATTATTTTGTTAGAAGAATCTTCATAAATTAATTGATAAGGACCTGAACCAATTTTTAGTCCTTCTAATTGATTGTGTGTTTGGTCTTTTTCTAGTGATTCTTTACTAAGTATTTTGTATTTAGCAATAAGTTCATAGACAAAAATAGGTAAAGCTTG contains these protein-coding regions:
- a CDS encoding ABC transporter substrate-binding protein; amino-acid sequence: MVIRQLLQKYKKYLIISGTFFLLSIISFATYKIFFQKQPPRNDFIVIIPNYVNGFDPGQKAHTSNAQGDRLFCCIHSALISTNENGDVLPQVATSWDKVENEDAIIFTLRDDVLFHNGKKLTAQDVKFSFERAKEKGNDEYAIIKSIETLENDTKVKLKLQALPIFVYELIAKYKILSKESLEKDQTHNQLEGLKIGSGPYQLIYEDSSNKIIKLGLFDKYFNKDKIKNSQKEILFKVNSNYDTSLLQLEEGTVDAILDFPINKITNASNKKNIEVVQNKGAKCSVLFINNNKVKKGKRELIAQTLNIEKIIADLNLPVNPLKTFVPQGEIGHNENIQYAYDSNQNEVKNKVSLLSEKDKEIKLGASFKEIKEVVHKIKEQLQEVGFEVIVNIPESLTFFTNSKNGKYDISFMSNMNEMPYGHKVLIDYMNPIFEKEGKQTPKSHSHIQGDTTLKKLLDETQTITDKNIYEQTVKDIQTHLYTNKYVIPFYQQDIYFLTSKKVQGLTCDPFTRTDFTQVKVSK